A genome region from Meriones unguiculatus strain TT.TT164.6M chromosome 2, Bangor_MerUng_6.1, whole genome shotgun sequence includes the following:
- the LOC110566436 gene encoding large ribosomal subunit protein uL14-like, with the protein MSKRGRGGSSGAKFRISLGLPVGAVINCVDNTGAKNLYIISVKGIKGWLNRLPAAGVGDMVMATVKKGKPELRKKVHSAVVIRQRKSYRRKDGVFLYFEDNAGVIVNNKGEMKGSAITDPVAKECTDLWLRIASNAGSIA; encoded by the coding sequence ATGTCGAAGCGAGGACGTGGTGGGTCCTCAGGAGCGAAATTCCGGATTTCCCTGGGTCTCCCGGTAGGAGCCGTGATCAACTGTGTTGACAACACAGGAGCCAAGAATTTGTACATCATCTCTGTGAAGGGAATCAAGGGATGGCTGAACAGACTTCCCGCTGCTGGTGTGGGTGACATGGTGATGGCCACAGTTAAGAAAGGCAAACCGGAATTGAGGAAAAAGGTCCATTCAGCAGTGGTAATTCGACAGCGAAAATCATATCGAAGAAAAGATGGGGTGTTTCTTTACTTTGAAGATAATGCAGGGGTCATAGTAAACAATAAAGGCGAGATGAAAGGTTCTGCTATTACGGATCCAGTTGCAAAGGAGTGCACAGACCTGTGGCTCAGGATTGCATCCAATGCAGGCAGCATTGCATGA